The following are encoded in a window of Sinomonas cyclohexanicum genomic DNA:
- a CDS encoding ABC transporter ATP-binding protein: MSETGNTGESAVDYMTDSRPIAEGPAAPGCKKRDPIVVADNVSRRFGGINAVDVEHLEIPRHKITALIGPNGAGKTTLFNLLTGFDTPNTGTWQFEGTDLAGMSSYKVARLGMVRTFQLTKVMGKLTVIENMRLGASSQPGEKLRNALFKGIWGNREKDITDQAESLLVKFKLDTKRDDYAASLSGGQRKLLEMARALMVNPKLVMLDEPMAGVNPALTQSLLDHVKNLKAEGMTVLFVEHDMHMVRHIADWVVVMAEGKVVAEGPPTEVMKDQAVIDAYLGAHHDVDLGAAGGVAELEQELAQDEESVVGTEDAGILAEDSVGSDAETLTVERPQKEEGK; this comes from the coding sequence ATGAGCGAGACAGGCAACACCGGTGAGTCCGCAGTGGACTACATGACGGACTCCAGACCCATCGCCGAGGGCCCCGCGGCCCCGGGATGCAAGAAGCGCGATCCGATCGTCGTGGCCGACAACGTGAGCAGGCGGTTCGGCGGCATCAACGCCGTCGACGTCGAGCATCTCGAGATTCCCCGCCACAAGATCACGGCCCTCATCGGCCCCAACGGCGCGGGAAAGACCACCCTGTTCAACCTGCTGACCGGCTTCGACACCCCGAACACCGGCACGTGGCAATTCGAGGGCACCGACCTGGCGGGCATGTCCTCGTACAAGGTCGCGCGGCTCGGGATGGTCCGCACGTTCCAGCTGACCAAGGTCATGGGCAAGCTGACCGTCATCGAGAACATGCGCCTCGGCGCCTCGTCCCAACCCGGCGAGAAGCTCCGCAATGCACTGTTCAAGGGCATCTGGGGCAACCGCGAGAAGGACATCACCGACCAGGCCGAATCCCTGCTGGTCAAGTTCAAGCTCGACACGAAGCGAGACGACTACGCCGCTTCCCTCTCCGGCGGGCAGCGAAAGCTCCTCGAGATGGCCCGTGCGCTCATGGTGAATCCGAAGCTGGTCATGCTCGATGAGCCCATGGCGGGCGTCAACCCCGCCCTGACGCAGAGCCTCCTGGACCACGTCAAGAACCTCAAGGCCGAGGGCATGACCGTCCTGTTCGTTGAACACGACATGCACATGGTCCGGCACATCGCCGACTGGGTCGTGGTCATGGCGGAGGGCAAAGTCGTCGCCGAGGGGCCGCCCACCGAGGTCATGAAGGACCAGGCGGTCATCGACGCATACCTGGGGGCGCACCACGACGTAGACCTCGGCGCCGCAGGTGGTGTCGCGGAGCTCGAGCAAGAGCTCGCCCAAGACGAGGAGTCGGTGGTCGGTACGGAGGACGCCGGGATCCTCGCCGAAGACAGTGTCGGATCGGACGCCGAGACCCTCACAGTGGAGCGGCCGCAGAAGGAGGAGGGCAAGTGA
- a CDS encoding branched-chain amino acid ABC transporter permease: MAAAGALIGAILAVLLAIAPAAEATTSPSPSPNSSQSQFQNTISGFLRNGGQPLEGVKISAEGNGFSGSTTSSASGAWSISVPAQGSYKVTLDESTLPEGVKLADGQENPRTVTFSQTSNASTIFAFGAGIVVHQESFFTSLLNRLVAGLSFGLLLALSAVGLSLIFGTTGLTNFAHGEMVTLGAVVVFSLSAVGAPFWLAVIGGLAAGVAFGWAQDAWLWKPLRRRGTGVVPMMIVSIGLALAARYVILFFFGGATQQLPYSQSTDIDLGVVKISPNNLWSLLISLIVILLIGFALLRTRLGKATRAVADNPALAAASGIDVDRVIRLVWVTGGFLAALGGILWAYYRPGVSFNMGQQILLMIFAGVTLGGLGTVFGALVGSVVVGIFVELTTVFGLTSDLKYVGALVVMILVLLFRPQGILGRRERVG, encoded by the coding sequence CTGGCGGCCGCAGGCGCCCTGATCGGCGCCATCCTTGCAGTGCTCCTGGCAATCGCCCCGGCCGCAGAGGCGACGACCTCGCCCAGCCCCAGCCCTAATTCCAGCCAGTCCCAGTTCCAGAACACCATCTCGGGCTTCCTGCGCAACGGCGGGCAGCCTCTCGAGGGCGTCAAGATCAGTGCTGAGGGCAATGGATTCAGCGGCAGCACCACCTCATCGGCCTCGGGAGCGTGGAGCATCTCCGTGCCCGCGCAGGGCAGCTACAAGGTCACGCTCGACGAGTCGACGCTCCCAGAGGGGGTCAAGCTCGCGGACGGCCAGGAGAATCCCCGGACGGTCACGTTCAGCCAGACCTCGAACGCGAGCACGATCTTCGCGTTCGGCGCCGGCATCGTGGTCCACCAGGAGAGCTTCTTCACCAGCCTCCTGAACCGCCTCGTGGCGGGCCTGAGCTTCGGCCTCCTGCTCGCCCTCTCCGCCGTGGGCCTCTCCCTCATCTTCGGCACCACGGGCCTGACCAACTTCGCCCACGGCGAGATGGTCACGCTCGGCGCCGTCGTCGTCTTCTCGCTCAGCGCAGTCGGGGCGCCGTTCTGGCTCGCCGTCATCGGCGGGCTCGCCGCCGGCGTCGCGTTCGGCTGGGCGCAGGACGCCTGGCTCTGGAAGCCGCTGAGGCGGCGCGGGACCGGCGTCGTGCCCATGATGATCGTGAGCATCGGCCTCGCCCTCGCCGCGCGGTACGTGATCCTGTTCTTCTTCGGCGGGGCGACGCAGCAGCTTCCCTACTCCCAGTCGACCGACATCGACCTCGGGGTCGTCAAGATCTCGCCCAACAACCTGTGGTCGCTGCTCATCTCCCTGATCGTCATCCTCCTGATCGGATTCGCACTCCTGCGCACGCGCCTCGGCAAGGCGACCCGCGCGGTGGCCGACAACCCGGCCCTCGCGGCGGCGAGCGGGATCGACGTCGACCGCGTCATCCGCCTCGTGTGGGTCACAGGCGGCTTCCTCGCAGCGCTCGGCGGCATCCTGTGGGCCTACTACCGGCCGGGTGTCTCCTTCAACATGGGCCAGCAGATCCTGCTCATGATCTTCGCCGGCGTCACCCTGGGCGGACTGGGAACCGTCTTCGGTGCCCTCGTCGGCTCCGTGGTCGTGGGCATCTTCGTGGAGCTGACCACGGTGTTCGGGCTCACGTCCGACCTCAAGTACGTCGGGGCGCTGGTCGTCATGATCCTCGTCCTGCTCTTCCGGCCGCAGGGAATCCTGGGCCGTCGCGAGCGAGTGGGCTAA
- a CDS encoding ABC transporter ATP-binding protein: protein MSEQTAPQPASTAADGEAVVTVTNLVAGYLPGVNILNGCSIEARQGELIGIIGPNGAGKSTLLKAMFGLVRVHSGSVVVRGQDLTGLKANKLVSRGLGFVPQNNNVFTTLTIEENMQMGLFQRPKVFKERWDFVTDLFPELGKRRAQRAGSLSGGERQMVAMGRALMMDPAVLLLDEPSAGLSPVKQDETFLRVHEINRAGVSVIMVEQNARRCLQICDRGYVLDQGRDAYTGTGRELLNDPKVIQLYLGTLADS from the coding sequence GTGAGCGAGCAGACAGCACCCCAGCCCGCGAGCACAGCGGCGGACGGCGAGGCCGTCGTGACCGTCACCAACCTCGTGGCCGGCTACCTGCCGGGCGTCAACATCCTCAACGGCTGCAGCATCGAGGCCCGCCAGGGCGAGCTGATCGGCATCATCGGACCCAACGGCGCAGGCAAGTCGACGCTCCTGAAGGCCATGTTCGGGCTCGTGCGCGTGCACTCCGGCTCGGTGGTGGTCCGTGGGCAGGACCTCACCGGGCTCAAGGCGAACAAGCTCGTGAGCCGCGGCCTCGGCTTTGTGCCGCAGAACAACAACGTGTTCACCACGCTCACGATCGAGGAGAACATGCAGATGGGGCTGTTCCAGCGGCCCAAGGTCTTCAAGGAGCGCTGGGACTTCGTCACTGACCTGTTCCCCGAGCTCGGCAAGCGCCGGGCCCAGCGCGCCGGGTCCCTCTCGGGCGGCGAGCGGCAGATGGTCGCGATGGGGCGCGCGCTCATGATGGACCCCGCCGTCCTGCTGCTCGACGAGCCCTCCGCCGGGCTCTCCCCCGTCAAGCAGGACGAGACGTTCCTGCGCGTCCATGAGATCAACCGGGCCGGCGTGTCCGTGATCATGGTGGAGCAGAACGCCCGCCGCTGCCTGCAGATCTGCGACCGCGGGTATGTCCTGGACCAGGGTCGCGACGCGTACACGGGAACCGGACGCGAGCTGCTCAACGACCCGAAGGTCATCCAGCTCTACCTGGGGACGCTCGCCGACTCGTAG
- a CDS encoding GroES family chaperonin — MLHDRILVELDKEASERRSASGIVIPATAVLGKRLAWAHVVAAGPSVRQVSVGDHVLFDPEDRAEVEVAARDYVLLRERDVHAVAEHDEPSSDLGLYL, encoded by the coding sequence ATGCTCCACGACCGCATCCTCGTGGAGCTCGACAAGGAGGCCAGCGAGCGCCGCTCGGCCTCAGGCATCGTCATCCCGGCGACCGCGGTCCTCGGCAAGCGGCTGGCCTGGGCCCACGTGGTGGCAGCCGGCCCGAGCGTGCGGCAGGTGTCGGTTGGCGACCATGTGCTCTTCGACCCCGAGGACCGCGCCGAGGTCGAGGTCGCCGCACGCGACTACGTCCTCCTGCGCGAGCGCGACGTCCACGCGGTCGCCGAACACGATGAGCCGTCGAGCGATCTCGGCCTCTACCTCTAG
- a CDS encoding branched-chain amino acid ABC transporter permease, with product MDFGQILLEALGELVSPTTAAYALAALGLAVHFGYSGLLNFGQAGFIAVGAYGFAMSTIHLQFPFWLALIVAIVAAAIFALLLGIPTLRLRADYLAIVTIAAAEIIRYVVTTNTLTDVTGSANGLAGIRADFLRLNPFPEGDYLGYSSNDFFFRVFGWGLVLILGIAVWLLMRSPWGRVLKGIREDEMAVRSLGKNVYAYKMQALIIGGVFGALAGLVFTLPRDVVQPANYGTEFTFFLWTCLLLGGMSTVLGPIVGAMIFWVVLSLTQNVLYGLIGIGALPFLSTTQAGQLRYILVGVALMLLMIFRPQGVFGNKKELAFS from the coding sequence ATGGATTTCGGACAGATTCTCTTGGAGGCGCTCGGCGAGCTCGTCAGCCCGACGACGGCGGCCTACGCCCTCGCCGCACTCGGCCTCGCCGTGCACTTCGGCTACTCGGGCCTGCTCAACTTCGGGCAGGCCGGCTTCATCGCCGTCGGCGCGTACGGCTTCGCCATGTCGACGATCCACCTGCAGTTCCCGTTCTGGCTGGCCCTCATTGTGGCCATCGTTGCCGCGGCGATCTTCGCGCTCCTCCTCGGCATCCCGACACTGCGACTGCGCGCCGACTACCTGGCGATCGTGACGATCGCCGCCGCGGAGATCATCCGCTACGTCGTCACGACCAACACCCTCACTGATGTCACCGGCTCCGCGAACGGACTCGCCGGCATCCGAGCTGACTTCCTGCGGCTCAACCCGTTCCCAGAGGGCGACTACCTCGGCTACAGCAGCAACGACTTCTTCTTCCGAGTCTTCGGCTGGGGCCTCGTGCTCATCCTCGGGATCGCGGTCTGGCTCCTCATGCGCAGCCCGTGGGGCCGCGTGCTCAAGGGCATCCGCGAGGACGAGATGGCCGTGCGCTCGCTCGGGAAGAACGTCTATGCCTACAAGATGCAGGCCCTCATCATCGGCGGTGTCTTCGGCGCACTCGCCGGGCTCGTGTTCACGCTGCCCCGCGACGTGGTGCAGCCGGCCAACTACGGCACCGAGTTCACGTTCTTCCTGTGGACCTGCCTCCTGCTCGGCGGCATGTCCACAGTCCTCGGACCGATCGTGGGCGCCATGATCTTCTGGGTCGTGCTGTCGCTGACCCAGAACGTGCTCTACGGCCTGATCGGGATCGGCGCGCTGCCGTTCCTGAGCACCACCCAGGCCGGCCAGCTGCGCTACATCCTCGTGGGCGTGGCCCTCATGCTGTTGATGATCTTCCGGCCGCAGGGCGTGTTCGGCAACAAGAAGGAGCTCGCGTTCTCATGA